The Meiothermus sp. genome segment GCAAGCACAGCCGGCCACCTTTTCGAGATACCACAGCCAGGTCGCCGGTACGGAAGCGAACCATGGGCATTAGGGTACGCGAGAGCGAGGTAACCACCATCTCGCCTTTTTCGCCCTCGGGGGTAGGTTCGAGCGTTTCGGGGTCCAGCACCTCAATAATAGCCATTTCGGGAATTTCCCACAGACCGTCCTTTTCCAGGCCCTCCCCCGCTACCACCCCCAGCTCGGAGGTGCCGTAGGCATCCACAGCAATTCCCCCTATGGCCTGCTCGAGCCTTTCGCGGTAACCCGGAACCGAGGTGAACGGCTCACCTCCCGCCATCAGCAGCTCGAAGCGGCCCCCAGCCTGGGCAATCTTCATGGCAAAGCTGGGGTTGCAGACCAGGATCTCGAAACCATACTGCTGCTGAAGTTGGACAATGCGCTCGGCCTCACCAGGGCCATGGGGCAGCACCATTGCGCCGGCCCGTTGCAGGGCCTCGTGGAATAGCCAGCCGCCCGCAAAAATGTGATAACCGAAGGCCACCAGAACCTTTTTGCCAGTCACGCCCAGGCGACGCATCTGGGCCGCCAGGGCCTCTGCCTGGTATTCCACATCTTCGGCGGACAGGTACTCAGGCATCCAGCCAATGGCTGGACTGGGGGTCAGGTGCATTAGGGCCGCACCCTGAGGAGGCTTTGGGTGGGCCTGGATATACGCCAACCATTCTTGACGGGTGGTAAGGGGCAGTCGGGATATGGCTTCGGGGGTCAGGCTCGAAGCATCCACTTCGTCCAGCTTTTGTGCATAAACTGGGTGTTTTTTGGCAGCCGCAATCACTTCACGAAGGCGTTGGACTCGATCCATACTATCGCTCCTTGTTTCAACTCTTCCGTGCAGATTATACGGGCTGCTACCCAACCAGAGGCTAGTCCGCTGTGCGTGTTAAACGCGATCAAAAGCATGGGTTGGTGCGTCAGTAGCTTATTTTGTGGTGCGTTTTGAAGCACGTTGATTACGCAAAATTGCGATGTGCAGCCCATTGCGAGGCACTGAAATGCACACTGAATTCTTGGTTGCCAGACCTTTGGGGAGCACTGTGCCAACGTACACCGAGTCTGTTTTGGGGTTTAATCGAACAGGTCGAAGAGTCTACCCAACTTGCTTTTCTTCTTTCCGTGGCGCTTATGGTACTCATCGTCGTCGGTATCGTAGGGGTTGCGCTGATGAGGTTGAGGGGTGTATCCACGGGTTTGCGGTGGGGCAGACAGCTGCCGGCGGTAGCTTTCCAACTCGGCCTCGTACTCCTGTTCGTACTGGCGTACCTGGCCCAGCAGTTTTTCCATCTCGCCCCCGTCCAACCAGACCCCACGGCAGCTGGGGCAAACATCAATGTGAACGCCGTTACGCTGGATTTCGTTCATTCCGGTTTCGCAGTTAGGACAGATCAGAAGGGGCATAACTTCCTCCAAACTTAGCGTGCCAGAAAGTCAAGCTTGTGAACAGGACCAAAACCCTATTCAATATGCGGGTTTTGCCCTACATTGGAGATAAAAACACCGTTTCCAACTCACAAACCTCATATTTACTGGCCACAGGCTTGCTCCAAATCGCCTATTATACCGGATTCAAAAAGATAATCATCGAAACCAAAGACCCCCAGAGGCTATCTTTTTGAATCCTAGAGCACTCCCTTCGGTCGGGTTAGTTCGCCGCCATCCGGCGCCGAACTAACCGAATCTGGTATTGGGTCGTTTGGCGTTACTTAAGTCTGTAGAGGCGGGTTGAATATCACTAGGCCCGTTCAAAAATCGCTTTATGCTCCAGGTAATGAGCACCTTGATTGTCCCCTTGTTACTCACTTTTGCGCTGAGTGTGGCTGCCTTCCTTGCTCACCGCAGCATGAACCAGATGCACCGCCGCTTGCTCGAGACCGAGCTAAACGGCCGCGATTACAACGAGTTGAGCGACCACGACCGCTTTTTCCTTAACGAAGTCGTCAACCTCAAGTTTCAGCAGTCTGGCGGCAGCAAGCTGGCTTCTTTTGTGTTGCTTTATGCCTATCCCACACTCTATATTGGCGAAAAGGTGCTGGGCCGTAACCACTGGAGCGCGGTGGAGGTTTTCAGTGGCTCGTCGATGTTCTATTTCCTGACCCTGGTGCTGGCTGGGTTGCTCATGCAGACCATAGGGCTGGGCTAACCGCCCTTCAGCGCTTAAGCAGCTCCAGCGCAATCCACAAGCCCAAGCGCCGTTCGGGGCTTTCGATATCGCCCAGCATGCCCCGGAGTTGTTCAAGCCGGTAGTAGATGCTCTGCCGCCGCACCCCAAGCTTGCGGGCCGTCTCAGCGATGTTGAACTGTGAGGCCAGCAGGGCCTCGAGGGTTGCCAAAAGGGTGCTCTTAGGGCGGCTGGGCAGGCGCAGAAGGGCCCCGAGGTGTCGTTCCATAAAACGTTTATCCCGTCCGGTTTCAATCAAAGCTTCCAGCAAAGATTTGAACAGCGGCTCTTCCTCGAAGGCTCCGGGATGCAGAATTCGCTCGTGAGCAGCGCGGGTCAGGTCGGCAAAGCGCACCTCGTGGCGAAAAACCAGGATGGGGAATTGCAGCATGCGGGCGGTCTGGAGCATCTCGGGGGGCAACTCCTGTAGCCACTGCACCAGCTCGAGGCAGAGCCCCCCCACCCCTGACTCGGCCAGGGTGCGCACGTAAGCTACACGGGCCTCGGGCGTGGTGCGGGCCAGCTCGAGGCCTGTCGAAAGTAAAAGCTCACCCCCCGAAAGCAACCGGGCTACATCGAGTACCTCGGCCACATGTACCCAGGTGATGTAGCCGTCAAGCCTTTCCTGCCCCGAAAGGAGCTCAGCCCCGGCAAAGGCGGGCAGCTCCAGGATCTGACGAAGTGTGGGCAGGCTCACTGCTCCAGTATCCAGCGCATGGTCTTGTCGGCCAGATGGTCGAGGGCCTGCACAGACTGCTCGATATGCTCCTCCCGGGTGTCCTCGATTTTGTTGTGACTGATGCCATGAAGACTCTGCACGAACATCATCACCGTGGGAATGCCTGCGCGGGCTACCTCGGCAGCGTCGTGGAGCGGCCCTGAGGGCATACGGTGTGAGACGCCGGCCACCTCGCGGATGGCCTCATCGCAAAACTCGATGAGCTGCGGGTGGAAGGGGATGGGCTCTATACTCCAGATGTGGCTCCACTCCACGGTGCAGTTTTCTTCTTGGGCAAAGCGCTCGCTGGCCTCGCGGGCCTCGCGGTACATCTGGGCCAGCACGCCCGCGTCGAGGTCGCGCTGGTCGAGGGTGCACTCACAGCGCCCAACCACCGCCGTCACGATACCCGGATAGGTCTTGACGCTGCCCATGGTGCAAACCGCGTCGGGGTGCTTCATGGCGATGGGGCGGATTTCCAGGGCCAGCTTGGCGGCTGCCGCCAGGGCATCCTTGCGACGGTTCATCGGGGTAGAGCCGGAATGGGCCTCCTGGCCGTAAAAGGTAATGGCGTGCCGCTCCACCCCCTTGGTGCCCAGCACCACACCCAGCGGCAAGCCCTTATCCAGGAGCACAGGGCCTTGCTCGATGTGGAGCTCTAAGTAGGCCGCTGCGTTCTTTTGCTCTTGCTGGGCCTCGGGAAAACGGTCAATCTCGACCCCGCAGCGCCTAAGGGCATCTTCCAGTCGGATGCCATCTTTGTCGGTGCGGCCCCGGTCGGCCTCGATGGTGTGGTTTCCCGCGAAGGCCGAGGAACCCAGCAGGCTGCGCCCAAAGCGGGCCCCCTCTTCGTCGGCCCAGTCCACCAACCGCACCGTGACCGGGGGTTTGCCGCCATACTCTCTGGCAATCCGGCGCAGGACCTCGAGGCCCGCCAGCACGTTCAAACACCCATCCAGCCAGCCCCCACCCGGCACCGAGTCCAGGTGGCCCCCAATCAAAAGTGCCTTTTCGCTCTGGCCCTGGAGTGTAATCCAGTTGTTGCCTGCTGCGTCGTAGTGCTGTTCGACAGGCAGATCGGCCAGCTTGTTGTTGAACCATTTGCGCGCCTCCAGCCAGGTGTCGGTCCAGGCCACCCGCCAGGCGCCGTTTTCGTCGGCGGTGAGGTCGCGCAGTTCCTTGAGTTCGGCTACGGTTCGCTTGGGGTTTAGCATGGTAACCTCCATTGGCAAAATTTTGGGAGAATAGGCCTATTGCCCAGGGCGCTTTGCAAGCTCCCAAAAGGTCTGGCAGAAAGGTTTGCTTATATTCGTGTTCAGGACAGAAGCCAGGGGATATGGCGCACACATCGGAAGCCCTGGCCGAAGAAGGGGGCGACCCCTGGGCCGCCCCCTGAGCACAACGGTCTGCACACTACAGTACAGATTATTTCCAGTCTCGAGCCCGTTTACCCGTGGCGGCTTCCCAGGGACCGTAGTCGACCGTAGCGGCGGGCGGGTCTTTGGTCAGAATGCCCTGCTCGCGGAGCAAACGCACCGAGGCCTGGTAGTCTGCGGGCACCAGGAAACCAGCCCAGCCCTTGGTGGTGGCGCCTGCATTGTAGAGCTTGGCGATTTCGGCCATCTGCCAGGTCTGGTGGCCTTTGGCATCGGCCCGGGTACCCGAGCCCTTGCAGGTGTTGCCGCACACCGGCAGCACGTACTTCTCCACTGTCTCGGCCTGGTTGGCCACCGCCCAGTTCCAGCCCTGGATAGAAGCGCGGATCAGGCGAGCGGCCACCTGGCGACCCGTAAGCCCCGAGCCCTTGAAGTTACGCTCGTTGAGTACCCGTTCGGTGGTAAAAATCAGGTCTTCCAGCAGGTTAATCCCCTCATCGGCCAGCTTGAACACATCCACCTTGGTTTCGTCGTAGCCCAGACCAGCAATCTGGTTGACCTCGTTGTAGGTCATGGCAGCAACCAGTTGCACCTTGTCCGGGAATACCAGCGAGGGGTCAAAGGGATAGCTCACCGCCGTCACATCGGGATTGGTAGCACGGGGGTCGAGGGAACTGGTCAGTCCGCATTTACGGAAAAGCGCCACCGCCGGATACTCGTTGCCGGAGGGCCAGACCCCCACGCTCTTGCCCTTCATGTCGGTGCAGAGGTTCTTGATGTTGCTGGATTTGAGCGCTACCAGGGTAAAGCCGGAACGCTGGAAAATCTGGGCCAGGTGCACCACCGGGATGCCCCGCTCACGGGCAGTCAGCAGGTCGGCAATCCAGGTTGTGCCAAAGTCGGCAGCCCCGGATTGCACCACCTGGATGGGGGATTGGTCCCCTGCAGGCAACAGGGTCACGTCCAATCCCTGGGCCCGGAAAAAGCCCCGTTCCTTGGCTACAAAGAAACCGGCAAACTGGGCCTGAGGAAACCACTTGAGCTGCAAATTAACCTTGATCAGATTCTGTTGTGCGCTCGCCAGCGATGCCAACACGAAGACTGCCAGTACCCACAAGACCGACCATTTCTTCATCCTTGCCTCCTTTTGTGCCAGAGCAACTTCAAACGGTAGCCTACTGCAACCCACGACCCTCTTGTCAAGCTTTTTCTGCTCACCTCCCCTGATTGCTGATAGCCAATAGCGGCAAGCTTTTTGCCAGTGGTTTTAGGCTTTTGGCGATCAGCTCTAGAACGACACGTGCCACCCGGTTAACCTCCGCTCGAGACCGAAGGTGCGAGCCTGGCACAGTCCTCGTTAGCGAAACGACACGTGCCACCCGGTTAACCTCCGCTCGAGACCGAAGGTGCGAGCCTGGCACAGTCCTCGTTAGCGAAACGACACGTGCCACCCGGTTAACCTCCGCTCGAGCCAAGCCACCAGGTTGTACCAGGCGATGCCGATCAGCGAAGCTACGATGATTGCCGACCAAACGATATCAAAACCAAACCGGCCCGCCTCGATCTGGATCCGAAAACCCAGGCCCTGTCCATTGGCCCCAAAAAACTCACCCACAATGGCCCCAATCATGGCCAGGGTCGTCCCCAGCTTGAGGGCATTGAAGATAAAGGGTAGCGCATTGGGCAGCCGTAGCCAGCGATACTGCTGCACTTCACTGGCCGCATACGAACGCATCAAATCTAGCGACAGGGGGCTGACCTCGGTAAGGCCGCGGAAGGTATTTACCACCACCGGAAAAAACACCGTAATGGCCACAATCACCGCTTTGGATTGCCAGTCGATGCCCACCATTTTGACCAGTACCGGGGCCAGCGCCACAATGGGAATACTGCTAAAAACTGTGGCGTAGGGTAGCAGGCCACGTTCCAGAAACACATATCGGCTCACCAGTAAAGCCGTAATCACACCCAGGCCACAACCAATCAGGTACCCGACGAGCGCCTCTAACACCACCGTCTGGAAGGCATCTTGCAGGAGCACATCCCGCACTGCAAAAAAAGTAAAGAGCACCCGGCTGGGGGTCGGGATAAGCCCGGGTGGAACCTGGTAGGCCCGCAGCAAGGCTTCCGCCGTTACCACCACCACAAGCAAGGTCAGGGCGGCCGGGGTAAAACCTATGACCGGGTTGGTGGCGTTCACAAACTGGTTGGCAACCCTGGCGATGCCCAGCGCCGCAAGCAAGAATCCGCCCCAAATCAGGAGTTTTTGAGCATCCGAAGCCGGCTCGCTCTGGTTCCACCAGATCGCAATAAACCAAAGAAGCAGGCCAAATCCAAACGCCAGCAGTATCCAGTCAAGTGGCACCCTGGACAAAACAGGTTTACTCGGCTGCACCACCATTAACTAACTCCTTCTTGCTTGGATACCCTTGCTTGCTTGAGCACAGGCATAGCCGCTACTTTAGCTCGTTGCCAGGGGGTTACCAGTCGTTCCGTCCAGTTCACCAGGGCCACCAGCAAAATGCCCAGCACCGCAGAGGACAACATGATCACCCACATCGCCACCACATCCGAAGCGCGGGAGTTTTCGGCCAGCATCTTGCCGATACCCTGGAAGCTAATGGTGGAGATCTCCGCCACAATGGCCCCGATCAAAGCTGCCGTCATGGCTACCTTGAAAGCCGTGAAGAGATAGGGGATTGAAGCCGGGAAGCGCAGCATCAGATAGGTCTGCCAGTTGTTGGCGTTGTAGGTTTTCATCAGGTCGAGGCTGAGGGGATCGGGGCTCTTGAGGCCCTTGGCCACCCCG includes the following:
- a CDS encoding ABC transporter permease; amino-acid sequence: MVVQPSKPVLSRVPLDWILLAFGFGLLLWFIAIWWNQSEPASDAQKLLIWGGFLLAALGIARVANQFVNATNPVIGFTPAALTLLVVVVTAEALLRAYQVPPGLIPTPSRVLFTFFAVRDVLLQDAFQTVVLEALVGYLIGCGLGVITALLVSRYVFLERGLLPYATVFSSIPIVALAPVLVKMVGIDWQSKAVIVAITVFFPVVVNTFRGLTEVSPLSLDLMRSYAASEVQQYRWLRLPNALPFIFNALKLGTTLAMIGAIVGEFFGANGQGLGFRIQIEAGRFGFDIVWSAIIVASLIGIAWYNLVAWLERRLTGWHVSFR
- a CDS encoding Zn-dependent hydrolase, with protein sequence MLNPKRTVAELKELRDLTADENGAWRVAWTDTWLEARKWFNNKLADLPVEQHYDAAGNNWITLQGQSEKALLIGGHLDSVPGGGWLDGCLNVLAGLEVLRRIAREYGGKPPVTVRLVDWADEEGARFGRSLLGSSAFAGNHTIEADRGRTDKDGIRLEDALRRCGVEIDRFPEAQQEQKNAAAYLELHIEQGPVLLDKGLPLGVVLGTKGVERHAITFYGQEAHSGSTPMNRRKDALAAAAKLALEIRPIAMKHPDAVCTMGSVKTYPGIVTAVVGRCECTLDQRDLDAGVLAQMYREAREASERFAQEENCTVEWSHIWSIEPIPFHPQLIEFCDEAIREVAGVSHRMPSGPLHDAAEVARAGIPTVMMFVQSLHGISHNKIEDTREEHIEQSVQALDHLADKTMRWILEQ
- a CDS encoding PucR family transcriptional regulator, with protein sequence MSLPTLRQILELPAFAGAELLSGQERLDGYITWVHVAEVLDVARLLSGGELLLSTGLELARTTPEARVAYVRTLAESGVGGLCLELVQWLQELPPEMLQTARMLQFPILVFRHEVRFADLTRAAHERILHPGAFEEEPLFKSLLEALIETGRDKRFMERHLGALLRLPSRPKSTLLATLEALLASQFNIAETARKLGVRRQSIYYRLEQLRGMLGDIESPERRLGLWIALELLKR
- a CDS encoding ABC transporter substrate-binding protein, which codes for MKKWSVLWVLAVFVLASLASAQQNLIKVNLQLKWFPQAQFAGFFVAKERGFFRAQGLDVTLLPAGDQSPIQVVQSGAADFGTTWIADLLTARERGIPVVHLAQIFQRSGFTLVALKSSNIKNLCTDMKGKSVGVWPSGNEYPAVALFRKCGLTSSLDPRATNPDVTAVSYPFDPSLVFPDKVQLVAAMTYNEVNQIAGLGYDETKVDVFKLADEGINLLEDLIFTTERVLNERNFKGSGLTGRQVAARLIRASIQGWNWAVANQAETVEKYVLPVCGNTCKGSGTRADAKGHQTWQMAEIAKLYNAGATTKGWAGFLVPADYQASVRLLREQGILTKDPPAATVDYGPWEAATGKRARDWK
- a CDS encoding phenylacetate--CoA ligase family protein; the encoded protein is MDRVQRLREVIAAAKKHPVYAQKLDEVDASSLTPEAISRLPLTTRQEWLAYIQAHPKPPQGAALMHLTPSPAIGWMPEYLSAEDVEYQAEALAAQMRRLGVTGKKVLVAFGYHIFAGGWLFHEALQRAGAMVLPHGPGEAERIVQLQQQYGFEILVCNPSFAMKIAQAGGRFELLMAGGEPFTSVPGYRERLEQAIGGIAVDAYGTSELGVVAGEGLEKDGLWEIPEMAIIEVLDPETLEPTPEGEKGEMVVTSLSRTLMPMVRFRTGDLAVVSRKGGRLCLPRGVIGRTDLMVKVKGVKLYPTEMAPLLMAFGIDPRGGAQLVVETKEGGTDKITLRIKAEAVPPQLAPALQQATGIRLDDIQADPALEGPPLVDKRY
- a CDS encoding zf-TFIIB domain-containing protein — its product is MPLLICPNCETGMNEIQRNGVHIDVCPSCRGVWLDGGEMEKLLGQVRQYEQEYEAELESYRRQLSAPPQTRGYTPQPHQRNPYDTDDDEYHKRHGKKKSKLGRLFDLFD